The nucleotide window tacagccggtaattgagactttaatacgagacggactattagaagaatgcatgtcaccttataacacccctatactcccagttaaaaagtcagatggatcctatcgcctagttcaggatctaagaagtttgaatgctattgttcagacccgccacccagtggtgcctaatccctatactattatgagtcagattcccccagaccatgagtggtttagtgttatcgacttgaaggatgccttctggacttgtccgttagaagagaaaagtagagatatgtttgcgtttgaatgggaaaatccatggacaggtagacggagacagtttcggtggactgtattgccccaagggttcactgaatctccaaacctgtttggacaaatgctagaacaaatcctgatggactatccacaatctgatgattcccaactaatgcagtatgtggatgatttactattatcaggacccaaggaacaagaaatgaggggagagaccattagactcttgaattatctggggaaaaagggtctacgggtgtccagaaacaagttacagtttgttgagaaaactgtgatatatctgggacaccagataagtaaaggacagaaacgaattacccctgaacgaattgcgggaatcactagaatgcctttaccccgtaataagaaggaaataagacaattcctgggactcttaggatactgtaggttatggatagaggactactcagctttggtgaagtttatgtatgataaactgacaaatgaaaatgactatccattgaaatggacccaggaggaggagggatggttcgaggacttgaaacatcgcctaacacgagccccagtgctcactctgccctctttaaaacagcccttccagctatttgtcactcataaccaaggaacagctgtgggagttttaacacaggaaaaaggcggtcagcgacacccagtggctttcctttccaaaatgatggacccagtgtctcgtggatggccgacgtgtatccagggagtagcggctgctgctctgttggtagaggaagcacataaacttacttttggaggaaagatgactgtgtacacctcccattctgtgagtgttttattaacacaaactgcccatcgatggctaactgattctcgcatattaaagtatgaaaccattttaatggttggagaagatttacagtttgcaaaaattaatagctgcaatccagttcaatttttatacggcagtgaaacagaaaaagaggtggagcatgactgtgtcgagttgacagatcttcagaccaagacccgagaagacctttgcgatactccgctgggagaaggatatgaattctacattgacggctccgccagatgtgttgacggaatgaaaagaaatgggtatgctataatagaaggaaatacttggaaagtagtagaatccacgagactacccggaagctggtcagcacaatcctgtgaactatatgccttgcagagagccctcagaatactggcaaagaaaattggaacaatttacacagattccaaatacgcatacggggtagtgcatacctttggtaagatctggaaggagcgtggtctaattacatcaagaggaaaggaattggcacacgaacagatgattactctgactctagaagccttaacattaccccaagaaatagcagtggtctacataccaagccatcaaaggggagataccccgacagcaattggaaacagattggctgatgaagaagccaaaagagcagccatgcaacaagaaatccgtttgctgactttaatcccaataaggcaaggcataaagacagctcccattttcactgctaaggaagaaaagaacatggatcagctgggcacaagccagttacctgatggaacatggaaaacaccagatggaagaattgttctaaataaagaaataactcgcaatattttaaaacacctgcatcaacagagccactggggcacccaagccttatgtgacacagtgcttcgagattatgtgtgtaagggaatctgcaccttggcccaacaagaggtgcaaaattgttacctatgcacaaaaattaataagaagataatgagaacagggaccatgggaggtcaaccattagccatacgcccttttcaacgtatccagattgatttcacagagttacctcaagttcaaagatggaaatatctgttgatgataatagatcactttacccgatgggtagaagccttcccaacaataaatactacagcctctacagtagctcgcctcctcctagagcagataatccccagatatggtataatggattctatagactcagacaggggtccacatttttcttcaaaaatccagcaattgatttgtgatgcattacaggtctcttggaaattacataccccttggcatccacaaagctcagggaaggtcgagcgtatgaatggaacactaaaaatccaattgacaaagttaatggtggaaactaaaatgccttggataaagtgtctgcccctagccttattgagaattcgtactgccccacgaaaagatgtagggctgtcccccttatgaaatgatgtttgggcttcccttctggagtacagttgaggggtgtcccaccttgggggaaggggatatatttgttaggaactatttacaggcactgtcacgctctcttacagatttacgaaagagaggactattggcacaaacaccgcctctagacttttctttacacaaagtggaaccaggagactggattcttatcaagacctggaagactgaaaaactccagccccagtgggaaggtccataccaagttctcttaactacagaagctgcagcacgaacaagagagaaggggtggacacacgcatccagatttaagggacctgtagaggcgccacaggaccctgatacgaactcagattggacttgtattcctggagaaaaacctcttaccttacgatttcgcaaaaagacttaattcacaatgttattgttatgttctttgatttttcttagtttgcctatgtctttatcaggtgtgaaatgtaagaaatgcagagatacagtggtcctgtttcaggaccacatttggggaagaaaggaaggtaatttcatttcccatacctcagttcctgagaaatgctgggcagaaaataccacccaacatccatataccccttgtgtggaaaaagaaggaaataatatgggtcattatatacagattcctaataccactcctttccctcttaacggttggaaaggtgactcaagcccaccatgccctgatggactctggttttgcatacaccaacgtactgttccaatgagaagttacactccacactcgaaattgcctgtccctttaagacagccggacttagttcgagtccatccaaataaccatgtaagtttcggtaatgcaattgggggagaaaacctttttgtagatctggcaactaaaattgcaggaacttttaatgtaaccaattgttgggtctgcgggggtccacggatgtcagaacaatggccttggtggggagaacctctcaattcattgaccatgatttcccgcatttggacaactaaccgaacgagatcaagagaaacctggtctctctctaacgtcccctctggtttttattgtctctcacgagccggcaaatacccagtaggagaaagtccctgcaaggctgtatggattcgcatttcacctggtgttttcacttggtttcctaaacctcagacttggttcttatctactgtttttaaaactaattgcctacccctgtctaatagcagtattcagttttggaattgtaccacttccaccatcacaggaccataccaatcaaatcctgttcttaaaagagtttgggaaagggggtatggagtatccccaaatggattattctgggtatgtggtaataaagcttatactcgtcttccctcacagtggagtggaacttgtttcctaggaataatccgcccagaatttttccttctaccccacgatcacggtcataaattaggcgtgaagatctttgatacattacatcgtgaaccccgctctaccacggtacatttgggagaatggagagatgattggcctccagagcgcataattcaatattatggtcccgctacatgggctcaagatggatcttggggttatcgtactcctatatatatgttaaatcgcataattcgcttacaagcagtgcttgaaattgttacaaatcaaacagctatagccctgcaattacttgcatcccagcaaggtcaaatgcgctctgctatatatcagaaccgtctagccctagactatctcctagccacggaaggaggtgtatgtggtaaacttaatttgactaactgctgcttacagattgatgataatggaaaagccgttcgtaaaatcgctgataatattcgtacattgtcccatgtaccggttcaaacctggcatcctttcccacaatttaattggatggacaaatggtttggaggaacctggtggcataccttcttgtgggtcatcggaggtattttattcctcctacttattttgccctgtattattccttGTCTACGCAGCCtagtgatttccatggtcgaacaaactatgcaaccaggggggatgggagaccctgtaagacttttatttcagcgtgagattaatgtatcataaaacatttctcttccctagcttaaaATCCCCATTAATATCTaaacatatattcaacacattttaaagagagaaaggggtggattgtgatatagagaatttaggttaaaaagacttaagttaaaatgtgatgattaatcataaacagggaagccagaacggacagagagtttactagcagtcaaggacaaaaggagctgctgaatatgtttttttaaacctatcttttcatggtcatagtgagagacatgcaggagacaaaggattgataagaagtgtgagaaacagaattcagtgaatgtagagttcacagcgtacgtaacgaacgtgataattaataatgcagttatacttagaatgtttttgtaatactaaccaa belongs to Narcine bancroftii isolate sNarBan1 unplaced genomic scaffold, sNarBan1.hap1 Scaffold_166, whole genome shotgun sequence and includes:
- the LOC138750556 gene encoding endogenous retrovirus group 3 member 1 Env polyprotein-like, which gives rise to MLLLCSLIFLSLPMSLSGVKCKKCRDTVVLFQDHIWGRKEGNFISHTSVPEKCWAENTTQHPYTPCVEKEGNNMGHYIQIPNTTPFPLNGWKGDSSPPCPDGLWFCIHQRTVPMRSYTPHSKLPVPLRQPDLVRVHPNNHVSFGNAIGGENLFVDLATKIAGTFNVTNCWVCGGPRMSEQWPWWGEPLNSLTMISRIWTTNRTRSRETWSLSNVPSGFYCLSRAGKYPVGESPCKAVWIRISPGVFTWFPKPQTWFLSTVFKTNCLPLSNSSIQFWNCTTSTITGPYQSNPVLKRVWERGYGVSPNGLFWVCGNKAYTRLPSQWSGTCFLGIIRPEFFLLPHDHGHKLGVKIFDTLHREPRSTTVHLGEWRDDWPPERIIQYYGPATWAQDGSWGYRTPIYMLNRIIRLQAVLEIVTNQTAIALQLLASQQGQMRSAIYQNRLALDYLLATEGGVCGKLNLTNCCLQIDDNGKAVRKIADNIRTLSHVPVQTWHPFPQFNWMDKWFGGTWWHTFLWVIGGILFLLLILPCIIPCLRSLVISMVEQTMQPGGMGDPVRLLFQREINVS